One region of Anaeromyxobacter paludicola genomic DNA includes:
- the mdh gene encoding malate dehydrogenase: protein MARRKIALIGAGQIGGTLALLAAQKELGDVVLVDIMEGVAKGKALDLQETRGIQSFDVSLTGGGTTDYSVIQGADVCIVTAGVPRKPGMSREDLLKVNLDAITKVAQGIKQYAPSAFVIVITNPLDSMVYAMYKVTGFPKNRVVGMAGVLDSARFQYFVGEAAGVSPQDVTALVMGGHGDDMVPLLRYSSVNGVPLTKLLDKAKLDAIVERTRKGGGDIVALLGTGSAFYAPAASAIAMAESFLRDKKRVLPCSALLEGQYGVKGLFVGVPVVIGAGGVERVLEVDLNDEERAMLAKSVESVKKSVAETKL from the coding sequence ATGGCCAGAAGGAAGATCGCGCTCATCGGCGCCGGACAGATCGGCGGCACGCTCGCGCTCCTCGCCGCGCAGAAGGAGCTCGGCGACGTGGTCCTGGTGGACATCATGGAGGGCGTCGCCAAGGGCAAGGCGCTCGATCTGCAGGAGACCCGCGGGATCCAGTCGTTCGACGTGAGCCTGACCGGCGGCGGGACCACCGACTACTCGGTGATCCAGGGCGCCGACGTCTGCATCGTCACCGCCGGCGTGCCCCGCAAGCCGGGCATGAGCCGCGAGGACCTGCTCAAGGTGAACCTCGACGCCATCACCAAGGTGGCGCAGGGCATCAAGCAGTACGCCCCGAGCGCGTTCGTGATCGTGATCACCAACCCGCTCGATTCGATGGTCTACGCCATGTACAAGGTCACCGGCTTCCCGAAGAACCGGGTGGTCGGCATGGCCGGCGTGCTCGACTCGGCCCGCTTCCAGTACTTCGTGGGCGAGGCCGCCGGCGTGTCGCCGCAGGACGTGACGGCGCTCGTGATGGGCGGCCACGGCGACGACATGGTGCCGCTGCTCCGCTACTCCTCGGTCAACGGCGTCCCGCTCACCAAGCTGCTCGACAAGGCGAAGCTCGACGCCATCGTGGAGCGCACCCGCAAGGGCGGCGGCGACATCGTGGCGCTGCTCGGGACCGGCTCGGCCTTCTACGCGCCGGCCGCCTCGGCCATCGCCATGGCCGAGAGCTTCCTGCGCGACAAGAAGCGGGTGCTGCCCTGCTCGGCGCTGCTCGAGGGGCAGTACGGGGTGAAGGGGCTCTTCGTGGGCGTCCCGGTGGTGATCGGCGCCGGCGGCGTGGAGCGCGTCCTGGAGGTGGATCTCAACGACGAGGAGCGGGCCATGCTCGCCAAGTCGGTGGAGAGCGTGAAGAAGTCGGTCGCCGAGACCAAGCTCTAG
- the icd gene encoding NADP-dependent isocitrate dehydrogenase yields the protein MPDAKPVVPKDGAKITLVNGKLNVPDRPILPFIEGDGTGRDIWRASQRVLDAAVEKAYGGKRKIAWMEVYAGEKAFTKFNNWLPDETIEAYREFLIGIKGPLTTPIGGGIRSLNVALRQLLDLYVCLRPVRWFKGVPSPVKAPQKVNMVIFRENTEDIYAGIEWESGSEQAKKLLAFLEKEFPKEFKKIRFPGTSGLGVKPVSREGTERLVRAALEYALANRRKSVTFVHKGNIMKFTEGAFRNWGYALAEKEFGDRVYTWEQWERTKAARGEEAANAEQKAALQGGKLLVKDAIADITLQQVLTRPDEFDVIATLNLNGDYLSDALAAQVGGIGIAPGGNANYVTGHAIFEATHGTAPKYADLDKVNPGSVILSGEMMFRHLGWNEAADRVIQGMDGAIGAHRVTYDFARLMKQEGIADTVEVKCSEFGDEIIKHM from the coding sequence ATGCCCGACGCGAAGCCGGTGGTGCCGAAGGACGGCGCGAAGATCACGCTGGTCAACGGGAAGCTGAACGTCCCGGATCGCCCCATCCTCCCGTTCATCGAGGGCGACGGCACCGGGCGCGACATCTGGCGGGCGAGCCAGCGCGTGCTCGACGCGGCGGTGGAGAAGGCGTACGGCGGCAAGCGGAAGATCGCCTGGATGGAGGTCTACGCCGGCGAGAAGGCCTTCACCAAGTTCAACAACTGGCTGCCCGACGAGACCATCGAGGCCTACCGGGAGTTCCTCATCGGCATCAAGGGCCCGCTCACCACGCCCATCGGCGGCGGCATCCGCTCGCTCAACGTGGCGCTGCGGCAGCTGCTCGACCTGTACGTCTGCCTGCGGCCGGTGCGCTGGTTCAAGGGCGTGCCCTCGCCGGTGAAGGCGCCGCAGAAGGTGAACATGGTCATCTTCCGCGAGAACACCGAGGACATCTACGCCGGCATCGAGTGGGAGTCGGGCAGCGAGCAGGCGAAGAAGCTCCTCGCCTTCCTGGAGAAGGAGTTCCCGAAGGAGTTCAAGAAGATCAGGTTTCCCGGGACGTCGGGGCTGGGCGTGAAGCCGGTGTCGCGGGAGGGGACCGAGCGGCTCGTGCGCGCCGCCCTCGAGTACGCCCTCGCCAACCGGCGCAAGAGCGTCACCTTCGTGCACAAGGGCAACATCATGAAGTTCACCGAGGGCGCGTTCCGGAACTGGGGCTACGCGCTCGCGGAGAAGGAGTTCGGCGACCGGGTCTACACCTGGGAGCAGTGGGAGCGGACCAAGGCGGCCAGGGGCGAGGAGGCGGCCAACGCCGAGCAGAAGGCGGCGCTCCAGGGCGGCAAGCTCCTCGTGAAGGACGCCATCGCCGACATCACGCTGCAGCAGGTGCTCACGCGGCCGGACGAGTTCGACGTCATCGCCACGCTCAACCTGAACGGCGACTACCTCTCCGACGCGCTGGCGGCGCAGGTGGGCGGCATCGGCATCGCGCCCGGCGGCAACGCCAACTACGTCACCGGGCACGCCATCTTCGAGGCGACGCACGGCACCGCCCCCAAGTACGCCGATCTCGACAAGGTGAACCCGGGCTCGGTGATCCTCTCGGGCGAGATGATGTTCCGCCACCTCGGCTGGAACGAGGCCGCGGACCGCGTCATCCAGGGCATGGACGGCGCCATCGGGGCGCACCGCGTCACCTACGACTTCGCCCGCCTGATGAAGCAGGAGGGGATCGCCGACACCGTCGAGGTGAAGTGCTCCGAGTTCGGGGACGAGATCATCAAGCACATGTAG
- a CDS encoding carbohydrate deacetylase → MTRRLVVNADDLGYDPEIDRGILEAARAGAVTSATAMVDTPFVARALAEAPASLGVGLHLVLAPGLEGDALAREVARQLARFEALRGRPPTHLDGHKHAHLRPGALEAVAAAAKANGLPVRSTDAASRARLRDLGVRTADAFLGDAALRPCWTADRLLAALARVGEGTTELMAHPGYRPAVARTSFGAEREEELRALLDPRLPSEIARLGLGLAHW, encoded by the coding sequence GTGACGCGCCGGCTCGTCGTCAACGCCGACGACCTCGGGTACGACCCGGAGATCGACCGCGGCATCCTGGAGGCGGCGCGCGCCGGCGCGGTCACGAGCGCGACCGCGATGGTGGACACGCCCTTCGTCGCCCGGGCGCTCGCCGAGGCGCCGGCGTCGCTCGGCGTCGGGCTCCACCTCGTGCTCGCGCCGGGGCTCGAGGGCGACGCGCTGGCGCGGGAGGTGGCGCGGCAGCTCGCGCGGTTCGAGGCGCTGCGCGGCCGGCCGCCCACCCACCTCGACGGGCACAAGCACGCCCACCTCCGGCCCGGCGCGCTCGAGGCGGTGGCGGCCGCGGCGAAGGCGAACGGGCTGCCGGTCCGGTCCACCGACGCCGCGAGCCGCGCCCGGCTGCGGGACCTGGGCGTCCGGACCGCCGACGCCTTCCTGGGCGACGCCGCCCTCCGCCCGTGCTGGACCGCCGACCGGCTGCTCGCCGCGCTGGCCCGGGTGGGGGAGGGCACCACCGAGCTCATGGCCCACCCCGGCTACCGGCCGGCCGTCGCCCGCACCTCCTTCGGTGCCGAGCGGGAGGAGGAGCTGAGGGCGCTGCTCGACCCCCGGCTCCCTTCGGAGATCGCGCGCCTCGGCCTGGGGCTCGCGCACTGGTGA
- a CDS encoding PAS domain-containing sensor histidine kinase, whose amino-acid sequence MDFSLLESVPDAMVIAHRDGRIAWVNGVAERLFGYERGELVGQPVEVLLPARFREDHHLHREAYHAAPRARPMGLGLDLFGLRKDGQEFPAEISLAPMRDGDAVYAVAAVRDVTERKKIEARALLYRKAQAEVRERDEFLSIASHELRTPVTALQLQLQMLQRAAARSVGTLPALLAGKVDGLEKQCRRISVLVNELLDVSRMRLGRLELKLEEVDLAELAAETLANLREQIRSAGCTVRLDALAPAVGTWDRLRLEQVFTNLIANAIKFGQGKPVEVRVSADRDRAHLAVIDHGIGIAPEHQSRVFDRFERAVSSVNFGGLGLGLYISREIVEAHGGQIRLESEPGEGTTFTVDLPRTPAPVPASEAA is encoded by the coding sequence GTGGACTTCTCGCTCCTCGAGTCCGTCCCCGACGCCATGGTGATCGCCCACCGCGATGGGCGGATCGCCTGGGTCAACGGGGTGGCCGAGCGGCTGTTCGGCTACGAGCGGGGCGAGCTGGTCGGCCAGCCGGTCGAGGTGCTCCTCCCGGCCCGCTTCCGGGAGGACCACCACCTCCACCGCGAGGCCTACCACGCTGCGCCGCGCGCCCGGCCCATGGGGCTCGGGCTCGACCTCTTCGGCCTCCGCAAGGACGGCCAGGAGTTCCCGGCGGAGATCTCGCTCGCCCCCATGCGCGACGGGGACGCGGTCTACGCGGTCGCCGCCGTCCGGGACGTCACCGAGCGGAAGAAGATCGAGGCCCGGGCGCTGCTCTACCGGAAGGCGCAGGCGGAGGTGCGGGAGCGGGACGAGTTCCTCTCCATCGCCTCGCACGAGCTGCGCACCCCGGTGACCGCCCTGCAGCTGCAGCTGCAGATGCTCCAGCGGGCGGCGGCGCGCTCGGTGGGGACCTTGCCTGCCCTCCTCGCCGGGAAGGTGGACGGGCTCGAGAAGCAGTGCCGCCGGATCTCGGTGCTGGTGAACGAGCTGCTCGACGTGTCGCGGATGCGGCTCGGCCGGCTCGAGCTCAAGCTCGAGGAGGTGGACCTGGCGGAGCTCGCGGCCGAGACGCTCGCCAACCTGCGCGAGCAGATCCGGAGCGCGGGTTGCACCGTGCGGCTCGACGCGCTGGCGCCGGCGGTGGGGACCTGGGACCGGCTCCGGCTCGAGCAGGTCTTCACGAACCTGATCGCGAACGCCATCAAGTTCGGGCAGGGCAAGCCGGTCGAGGTGCGGGTCAGCGCCGATCGGGACCGGGCGCACCTCGCCGTGATCGATCACGGCATCGGGATCGCGCCCGAGCACCAGAGCCGGGTCTTCGACCGCTTCGAGCGGGCGGTGTCGTCGGTCAACTTCGGAGGGCTCGGGCTCGGGCTCTACATCAGCCGGGAGATCGTGGAGGCCCACGGCGGCCAGATCCGGCTCGAGAGCGAGCCGGGGGAGGGGACCACCTTCACGGTGGACCTGCCGCGGACTCCCGCGCCCGTCCCGGCGTCCGAGGCGGCGTGA
- the carA gene encoding glutamine-hydrolyzing carbamoyl-phosphate synthase small subunit has translation MKRAILALADGSVFEGRAFGATGEGAGEVVFNTSMTGYQEILTDPSYVGQMVCMTYPEQGNYGLNPADEESAKPHATGFIVRHYAEEPSSWRARESLDAYLKRHGIVGIHGIDTRRLTKHLRTAGAQMGVISSEGSAAALVERARALPGMEGQDLATRISTKERYVWSETGADSFDAHGQLDRPRFHVVAYDWGLKRAMLRLLAEQGCRITVVPAGTSGEETLALRPDGVFLTNGPGDPAAVKGAQGAVASLLGKVPVFGICLGHQILSLAVGARTYKLKFGHRGANQPVKDLATGKVDITCQNHGFAVDDKAIGKRARVTHVNLNDGTVEGIEVLDAKAFSVQYHPESSPGPHDARALFGRFVSMMEQSR, from the coding sequence GTGAAGCGCGCCATCCTGGCGCTGGCCGACGGGTCGGTGTTCGAGGGGCGGGCCTTCGGCGCCACCGGCGAGGGCGCGGGCGAGGTGGTGTTCAACACCTCGATGACCGGGTACCAGGAGATCCTCACCGATCCCTCGTACGTCGGGCAGATGGTCTGCATGACCTACCCGGAGCAGGGCAACTACGGCCTCAACCCGGCCGACGAGGAGTCGGCGAAGCCGCACGCCACCGGGTTCATCGTGCGCCACTACGCCGAGGAGCCCTCCAGCTGGCGCGCCCGGGAGTCGCTCGACGCCTACCTGAAGCGGCACGGCATCGTCGGCATCCACGGGATCGACACCCGCCGGCTCACGAAGCACCTGCGCACCGCCGGCGCGCAGATGGGCGTCATCTCCTCCGAGGGGAGCGCCGCGGCGCTCGTGGAGCGCGCCCGCGCCCTCCCGGGGATGGAGGGGCAGGACCTCGCCACCCGGATCTCCACGAAGGAGCGGTACGTCTGGAGCGAGACCGGCGCCGACTCGTTCGACGCCCACGGCCAGCTCGACCGGCCGCGCTTCCACGTGGTGGCCTACGACTGGGGGCTGAAGCGCGCCATGCTCCGGCTCCTCGCGGAGCAGGGCTGCCGGATCACCGTGGTCCCCGCCGGGACCAGCGGCGAGGAGACCCTGGCGCTCCGGCCCGACGGCGTCTTCCTCACCAACGGCCCCGGCGATCCGGCGGCGGTGAAGGGAGCGCAGGGCGCGGTGGCGTCGCTCCTCGGCAAGGTGCCGGTGTTCGGCATCTGCCTCGGGCACCAGATCCTCTCGCTCGCGGTCGGCGCCCGGACCTACAAGCTCAAGTTCGGCCACCGCGGCGCGAACCAGCCGGTGAAGGACCTCGCCACCGGCAAGGTGGACATCACCTGCCAGAACCACGGGTTCGCGGTGGACGACAAGGCCATCGGCAAGCGCGCCCGGGTCACGCACGTGAACCTGAACGACGGCACGGTGGAGGGGATCGAGGTGCTCGACGCCAAGGCGTTCAGCGTCCAGTACCACCCCGAGTCCTCGCCCGGTCCGCACGACGCCCGCGCCCTCTTCGGCCGCTTCGTCTCCATGATGGAGCAGTCGCGATGA
- a CDS encoding dihydroorotase, protein MSESSEVLFIEGGRVIDPASGVDGVRTVVLRGGQVAEVAERVERPRDARVIDARGRWVTPGFIDAHVHLREPGQEYKETVETGARAAVAGGFTAVLAMPNTVPPNDSVAVTELVLARAAQAGLARVYPVGCISKGQKGEELAEMGELFQAGCVAFSDDGRPVSSSGLMRRALEYARTFGAPLAVHEEDLALVGKGVMNEGPAATRLGLKGNPAQAEEVMVSRDVALVELTGGRLHVCHLSTAGAVRAVRDAKARGLAVTAEVAPHHLALTDEDVAASGYDTDFKMAPPLRSDADRAAVRAALADGTIDCIATDHAPHSAVEKAVEFDVALNGILGLETAFSVCLALVREGALGERRLVEALTAAPARIFGLPGGSLAAGSPADVAILDPGAEWRCDPERLHSKSRNTPWKGKTMIGRCTHTLVGGNLVYELARGER, encoded by the coding sequence ATGAGCGAGTCGAGCGAGGTGCTCTTCATCGAGGGCGGACGGGTCATCGACCCGGCGAGCGGCGTGGACGGCGTCCGCACCGTGGTGCTGCGCGGCGGCCAGGTGGCCGAGGTGGCCGAGCGGGTGGAGCGCCCGCGCGACGCCCGGGTCATCGACGCCCGCGGCCGCTGGGTCACCCCCGGCTTCATCGACGCCCACGTCCACCTGCGCGAGCCCGGGCAGGAGTACAAGGAGACGGTCGAGACCGGCGCCCGCGCCGCGGTGGCGGGCGGCTTCACCGCCGTGCTCGCCATGCCCAACACCGTCCCGCCCAACGACAGCGTGGCGGTGACCGAGCTCGTGCTCGCCCGCGCCGCCCAGGCCGGCCTCGCCCGCGTCTACCCGGTGGGCTGCATCAGCAAGGGGCAGAAGGGCGAGGAGCTGGCCGAGATGGGCGAGCTCTTCCAGGCGGGCTGCGTCGCCTTCTCGGACGACGGCCGGCCGGTGTCGTCCTCCGGGCTCATGCGGCGGGCGCTCGAGTACGCGCGCACCTTCGGGGCGCCGCTCGCGGTCCACGAGGAGGACCTCGCCCTCGTGGGCAAGGGCGTGATGAACGAGGGGCCGGCCGCGACGCGGCTGGGGCTCAAGGGCAACCCCGCGCAGGCCGAGGAGGTCATGGTCTCGCGCGACGTCGCCCTGGTGGAGCTCACTGGCGGGCGGCTGCACGTGTGCCACCTCTCCACCGCCGGCGCCGTCCGGGCGGTCCGGGACGCCAAGGCGCGCGGGCTGGCCGTGACCGCCGAGGTCGCCCCGCACCACCTCGCCCTCACCGACGAGGACGTGGCCGCCTCGGGCTACGACACCGACTTCAAGATGGCGCCGCCGCTCCGCAGCGACGCCGACCGGGCCGCGGTCCGGGCCGCGCTCGCCGACGGCACCATCGACTGCATCGCCACCGATCACGCGCCGCACTCGGCCGTGGAGAAGGCGGTGGAGTTCGACGTCGCGCTGAACGGAATCCTCGGCCTCGAGACCGCGTTCTCCGTCTGCCTCGCGCTCGTGCGCGAGGGGGCCCTGGGCGAGCGCCGCCTCGTCGAGGCCCTCACCGCCGCCCCGGCCCGGATCTTCGGGCTGCCGGGCGGCAGCCTCGCCGCCGGCTCGCCGGCCGACGTGGCCATCCTCGACCCGGGCGCGGAGTGGCGCTGCGACCCGGAGCGCCTCCACTCGAAGAGCCGCAACACGCCATGGAAGGGAAAGACGATGATCGGTCGCTGCACCCACACGCTGGTGGGCGGAAACCTGGTGTACGAGCTCGCCCGGGGTGAGCGGTGA
- a CDS encoding aspartate carbamoyltransferase catalytic subunit yields the protein MIGRHRHLLGLEGLSREEILQVLDLATSMKEVLARPLKKVPSLRGKLVVNLFFEASTRTRSSFEIASKVLSADAVNWTASASSVTKGETLVDTARNLEAMRPDVLVIRHAAGGAPQLVSEHVACAVVSAGDGAHEHPSQGLLDCFTLREKLGTLEGKTVAIVGDVSHSRVARSDLHAMPKLGAKVRLCGPPTMIPQGIERLGGCTVHHDLREAVEGADAVVMLRIQHERIGDPLIPGTREYSKLWGLNARKAAEWLTPGCVILHPGPINRGVELSPEVADGPRSVILDQVQNGVAVRMAILYLLAGGSPAEVSAAGARS from the coding sequence GTGATCGGACGCCATCGCCACCTGCTCGGCCTCGAGGGGCTGTCGCGCGAGGAGATCCTGCAGGTCCTCGACCTCGCCACCTCCATGAAGGAGGTGCTGGCCCGGCCGCTGAAGAAGGTCCCGAGCCTGCGCGGCAAGCTCGTCGTGAACCTGTTCTTCGAGGCCTCGACCCGGACCCGCTCCTCCTTCGAGATCGCCTCGAAGGTGCTCTCGGCCGACGCCGTCAACTGGACCGCGAGCGCCTCCTCGGTCACGAAGGGCGAGACCCTCGTGGACACCGCGCGGAACCTCGAGGCGATGCGCCCCGACGTCCTCGTCATCCGCCACGCGGCGGGCGGCGCGCCCCAGCTCGTCTCGGAGCACGTGGCCTGCGCCGTGGTGAGCGCCGGCGACGGGGCGCACGAGCACCCGAGCCAGGGGCTCCTCGACTGCTTCACGCTGCGGGAGAAGCTCGGGACGCTGGAGGGCAAGACCGTCGCCATCGTCGGCGACGTCTCCCACTCCCGGGTGGCCCGCTCCGACCTGCACGCCATGCCCAAGCTCGGCGCGAAGGTGCGGCTCTGCGGACCGCCCACCATGATCCCGCAGGGGATCGAGCGGCTCGGCGGCTGCACCGTCCACCACGACCTCCGCGAGGCGGTGGAGGGGGCGGACGCGGTGGTGATGCTCCGGATCCAGCACGAGCGCATCGGCGACCCGCTCATCCCGGGCACGCGCGAGTACTCGAAGCTCTGGGGGCTCAACGCCCGCAAGGCCGCGGAGTGGCTCACGCCGGGGTGCGTCATCCTCCACCCCGGCCCCATCAACCGCGGCGTGGAGCTCTCGCCCGAGGTGGCCGACGGCCCCCGCAGCGTGATCCTCGACCAGGTCCAGAACGGCGTGGCCGTCCGCATGGCCATCCTCTATCTCCTCGCCGGGGGAAGCCCGGCCGAGGTCTCCGCGGCCGGAGCGCGTTCATGA
- the pyrR gene encoding bifunctional pyr operon transcriptional regulator/uracil phosphoribosyltransferase PyrR has product MDSEAIGRALSRLAREIAERSRNGGADLAIVGIRRGGVHLARRLRGELTRLLGQEPPLGTLDIALYRDDLSRGGAAPVVGPTDIQFKVEGRDILLVDDVLYTGRTIRAALDEIVDFGRPRRVWLAVLVDRGGRELPIAADFAGETVAVAPGDDVEVRLVEGGAAADEVVVKPRGTP; this is encoded by the coding sequence GTGGACTCGGAAGCCATCGGACGGGCCCTCTCGCGACTGGCGCGGGAGATCGCCGAGCGCTCGCGGAACGGGGGCGCGGACCTCGCCATCGTCGGCATCCGGCGGGGCGGCGTGCACCTCGCGCGGCGGCTGCGGGGGGAGCTGACCCGGCTGCTCGGCCAGGAGCCGCCGCTCGGCACCCTCGACATCGCGCTCTACCGCGACGACCTCTCGCGCGGCGGCGCCGCGCCGGTGGTCGGCCCCACCGACATCCAGTTCAAGGTGGAGGGGCGGGACATCCTGCTCGTGGACGACGTCCTCTACACCGGGCGCACCATCCGCGCGGCGCTCGACGAGATCGTGGACTTCGGGCGGCCCCGCCGCGTCTGGCTCGCGGTCCTCGTGGACCGCGGCGGGCGGGAGCTGCCCATCGCCGCCGACTTCGCCGGCGAGACGGTGGCGGTCGCGCCGGGCGACGACGTCGAGGTCCGGCTGGTGGAGGGCGGCGCCGCCGCCGACGAGGTGGTCGTCAAGCCCAGGGGGACGCCGTGA
- the lepB gene encoding signal peptidase I: protein MPAPSPAESAPSRRARREAERLLREVRRQGWRHRKRLGAEARLALQDGALDLEAALRAGDAGRVEEASRALSQLWEAHLSFTRKGLLREYLESIGIAVAVALLLRTFVVEAFQIPSGSMVPTLLVGDHIFVSKLAYGVRLPLLDRVVLRSAPPRRGDVIVFANPREKGKDYIKRVVGLPGDVVELRDQVLYVNGVAQPRTPQGDLTYDEQSEQTGSWWSDTCLAFEEELSRAPLARPAAAVAGPPPPPAAPAPDAGVVRHEVLQCRRARPGEREGPFRQVAPGHLFVLGDNRDRSADSRSEGGWEVPLDNVKGRASLVWWSWGRGGLWPTGDEGVRIERLFKRIE, encoded by the coding sequence GTGCCGGCCCCCTCGCCCGCCGAGAGCGCGCCCTCCCGCAGGGCGCGGCGCGAGGCCGAGCGGCTCCTGCGCGAGGTGCGGCGGCAGGGCTGGCGGCACCGCAAGCGGCTCGGGGCCGAGGCGCGGCTGGCCCTGCAAGACGGCGCCCTCGACCTCGAGGCGGCGCTCCGGGCCGGCGACGCGGGGAGGGTGGAGGAGGCGAGCCGGGCGCTGTCGCAGCTGTGGGAGGCGCACCTCTCCTTCACGCGCAAGGGGCTCCTGCGCGAGTACCTCGAGTCGATCGGGATCGCGGTCGCGGTGGCGCTCCTGCTGCGCACCTTCGTGGTGGAGGCGTTCCAGATCCCCTCGGGCTCCATGGTGCCGACGCTCCTCGTCGGCGACCACATCTTCGTCTCGAAGCTCGCCTACGGCGTCCGCTTGCCGCTGCTCGATCGCGTCGTGCTGCGCTCCGCGCCGCCGCGGCGCGGGGACGTGATCGTGTTCGCGAACCCGCGCGAGAAGGGGAAGGACTACATCAAACGGGTGGTGGGGCTCCCCGGCGACGTGGTCGAGCTGCGCGACCAGGTGCTGTACGTCAACGGCGTGGCCCAGCCGCGCACGCCGCAGGGCGACCTCACCTACGACGAGCAGAGCGAGCAGACCGGGAGCTGGTGGTCCGACACCTGCCTCGCCTTCGAGGAGGAGCTGTCGCGGGCGCCCCTCGCCCGCCCGGCGGCGGCCGTCGCCGGGCCGCCCCCCCCGCCGGCGGCGCCGGCGCCGGACGCAGGGGTGGTCCGCCACGAGGTCCTCCAGTGCCGGCGGGCCCGGCCCGGCGAGCGCGAGGGGCCGTTCCGGCAGGTGGCGCCCGGCCACCTCTTCGTCCTCGGCGACAACCGCGACCGCTCCGCCGACAGCCGGAGCGAGGGCGGCTGGGAGGTGCCGCTCGACAACGTGAAGGGCCGGGCCTCGCTCGTCTGGTGGAGCTGGGGGCGGGGCGGGCTCTGGCCCACCGGCGACGAAGGGGTCCGCATCGAGCGGCTTTTCAAACGGATCGAGTAG